From a region of the Fischerella sp. JS2 genome:
- a CDS encoding glycosyl hydrolase family 28-related protein → MYLREHQLVFFAKASIYKQIPCLIFVALVTSTCADYTKNADIQIAQATPSVAENIVFPKNIGVIDVTAPEYGAIPNDGKDDTEAIQKALSRFPGQGRIIYLPNGVYDISNSLHWPAGERNRSDYKYTTLQGQSRDRVIIRLQDQSPLFQDSSKPRPVISTGFDPDLDPNSEDFKASLVAQRFGNSVRNLTIIVGKNNPGAEGLNFVANNQGAVRSVKIISEDKKGATGLALTHGEIGPLLIEDVEIVGFDYGVRTNNNINSITMQNITVHDQNFAGILNNGQAMSLEGFNSINSVSAIINGLDPNEGVDFGSTLTLVNAKLIGRDRAKKLPAISSAGFIYARNISSSGYKEILLNNTKEAKKIVKGSSLDEYTSHPMNSQFPSPSKSLQLPIKQFPKLKWDNPQKWVSVEKFGAIADDNKDDTAAFQAAIDSGATTVVVPGGKGTFIIDGSLRLRDKLERFISTGGALNGKGEIVADNGSKPTLIIENFFVEFGSNLRWKSIANRTVVYRSISHLDLVSNGTGDLFIDDVVVPHKLRFVNRAQHIWARQLNPEGSSETNVVNNGAKLWILGFKTEQGKIKIETSNGGFTEVLGGLIYAAGRQDPKEPLFRVVNGSATFIGVADAYFDNDTYQIWVEETRGSKTKRLTRDKVLNRIAGNGRVLLLYTGFEKSPR, encoded by the coding sequence ATGTATCTAAGAGAACATCAGCTTGTGTTTTTTGCCAAAGCCTCTATTTACAAACAAATTCCCTGCTTGATTTTTGTGGCTCTTGTCACTTCTACTTGTGCTGACTATACCAAAAATGCTGATATTCAAATTGCCCAAGCTACCCCAAGCGTGGCAGAAAATATTGTATTTCCCAAAAATATAGGGGTAATAGATGTTACTGCACCAGAATATGGAGCTATACCCAATGATGGTAAGGATGATACGGAAGCTATTCAAAAAGCACTCAGTCGGTTTCCTGGTCAAGGAAGAATTATTTACTTACCTAACGGTGTATATGATATTTCTAATAGTCTACATTGGCCGGCTGGAGAACGTAACCGCTCTGACTATAAGTATACTACGCTACAAGGTCAAAGTCGCGATCGCGTGATTATTCGCCTTCAAGATCAATCTCCTTTGTTCCAGGACTCTAGCAAACCTCGGCCAGTTATTTCCACAGGATTCGATCCAGATTTAGATCCGAACTCAGAAGATTTTAAAGCGAGTTTGGTGGCTCAACGTTTTGGTAATTCAGTAAGAAATCTCACTATTATAGTTGGCAAAAATAACCCAGGTGCAGAAGGATTGAATTTTGTTGCTAATAATCAAGGAGCAGTAAGAAGCGTCAAGATTATCTCTGAAGACAAAAAGGGAGCTACTGGTTTAGCTCTAACTCATGGTGAAATTGGGCCTCTTTTGATTGAGGATGTAGAAATTGTTGGCTTTGATTATGGTGTTCGTACGAACAACAACATCAATAGCATTACCATGCAGAATATTACAGTCCACGATCAAAATTTTGCAGGTATTTTGAACAATGGACAAGCAATGAGTCTAGAGGGTTTCAATAGCATTAATTCTGTATCAGCAATTATCAATGGTCTTGATCCTAATGAAGGTGTTGATTTTGGTAGTACTTTAACTCTAGTAAATGCTAAATTGATTGGTCGCGATCGCGCTAAAAAATTACCAGCAATTTCTTCAGCTGGATTTATCTATGCCAGAAATATATCCTCTTCTGGCTACAAAGAAATTCTCTTAAACAATACCAAAGAAGCAAAAAAAATAGTTAAAGGTTCCAGCTTGGATGAATATACATCCCACCCAATGAATTCGCAATTTCCTTCACCATCAAAGTCACTGCAACTTCCCATTAAACAATTTCCCAAGTTGAAATGGGATAATCCCCAAAAGTGGGTGAGTGTTGAAAAATTTGGTGCAATTGCTGATGATAATAAAGATGATACAGCTGCTTTTCAAGCGGCAATTGATTCTGGTGCAACAACTGTAGTAGTACCAGGTGGAAAAGGAACGTTTATAATCGACGGTTCTCTGCGACTACGAGACAAATTAGAAAGATTTATTAGTACAGGAGGAGCGCTGAATGGCAAAGGAGAAATAGTAGCAGATAACGGTAGTAAACCAACACTGATTATTGAAAACTTCTTTGTTGAATTCGGTTCTAACTTGAGATGGAAGAGTATTGCCAACAGAACTGTTGTTTACCGCAGTATTAGTCACCTGGATTTGGTAAGTAACGGTACTGGAGATTTATTTATTGATGATGTTGTTGTGCCGCATAAACTCAGATTTGTCAATCGTGCTCAACATATCTGGGCACGGCAGCTAAATCCTGAAGGATCTTCAGAAACGAATGTGGTTAATAATGGGGCAAAGCTTTGGATTCTCGGCTTTAAAACAGAGCAAGGTAAGATAAAAATAGAAACTAGCAACGGAGGCTTTACTGAAGTTTTGGGTGGGCTGATTTATGCTGCTGGTAGGCAAGATCCAAAAGAGCCTCTCTTCCGCGTAGTCAATGGTTCTGCTACTTTCATTGGTGTTGCTGATGCTTATTTTGATAATGATACCTACCAAATATGGGTAGAGGAAACACGTGGTAGCAAGACAAAAAGGCTCACTAGAGATAAAGTTCTTAATAGGATAGCTGGTAACGGCCGGGTTCTGCTGTTATATACGGGTTTTGAAAAGTCACCGCGTTAA
- the dhaK gene encoding dihydroxyacetone kinase subunit DhaK, producing the protein MKKLINNPHNFVRESLEGMAIAHPDLIKVNFDPNFVYRTDAPVKGKVAIISGGGSGHEPMHAGFVGMGMLDAACPGEVFTSPTPDQMLAAVKAVDGEAGILYIVKNYSGDVMNFEMATELARSEGIQVLNILIDDDVAVKDSLYTQGRRGVGTTVLAEKICGAAAQQGYDLHQLAALCRRVNLNGRSMGMALTSCTLPVKGTPTFALDNQEIEMGIGIHGEPGRERMSIKSADEIAEMLALSIIEDVSYTRTLREWDEKMGDWQEMELTDANFAKGDRLLAFVNSMGGTPISELYIIYRKLAEICQKQGLQIVRNLVGAYITSLDMQGCSITLLKLDDEMISLWDAPVKTPSLRWGI; encoded by the coding sequence ATGAAAAAACTAATCAACAATCCCCATAATTTTGTGCGTGAAAGTCTAGAAGGTATGGCGATCGCTCACCCGGATCTCATCAAAGTTAATTTTGACCCTAATTTTGTCTATCGAACTGATGCACCCGTAAAAGGTAAAGTAGCAATTATTTCTGGGGGTGGCAGTGGTCACGAGCCGATGCATGCTGGTTTTGTAGGGATGGGAATGTTAGATGCCGCTTGTCCTGGAGAGGTTTTTACTTCGCCTACTCCTGATCAAATGCTAGCAGCAGTAAAGGCTGTAGATGGTGAAGCAGGAATTTTATATATTGTCAAAAATTACTCCGGGGACGTGATGAATTTTGAAATGGCAACGGAGTTAGCTAGAAGTGAAGGTATTCAGGTACTAAACATTTTGATTGATGATGATGTTGCAGTCAAAGATAGTCTTTATACCCAGGGGCGTAGAGGTGTGGGAACTACAGTACTAGCAGAAAAAATTTGTGGTGCAGCAGCCCAGCAGGGATATGATTTACATCAACTAGCTGCTCTATGTAGACGTGTCAACCTGAATGGACGGAGTATGGGTATGGCACTGACTTCTTGTACACTACCCGTCAAAGGTACACCGACATTTGCACTTGATAACCAAGAAATAGAAATGGGTATCGGGATTCACGGTGAACCCGGCAGAGAACGCATGAGTATAAAATCAGCAGATGAGATAGCTGAGATGTTAGCGCTTTCAATTATTGAGGATGTATCCTATACTCGGACACTGCGAGAGTGGGACGAAAAAATGGGCGATTGGCAAGAAATGGAACTGACAGATGCAAATTTTGCCAAAGGCGATCGCTTATTAGCTTTTGTTAATAGTATGGGTGGCACGCCGATTTCTGAGTTGTATATCATCTACCGCAAACTTGCAGAAATTTGTCAAAAGCAGGGACTGCAAATTGTGCGAAATTTAGTAGGTGCTTATATCACTTCCTTGGATATGCAAGGCTGCTCAATCACTCTACTTAAGCTAGATGACGAGATGATTAGTTTATGGGACGCACCTGTGAAAACTCCAAGCTTACGCTGGGGAATTTAA